In Sporichthya polymorpha DSM 43042, a genomic segment contains:
- a CDS encoding AMP-binding protein, producing MSVHRPPTQSELVVQALRRFPDRVAFRQGGKSLSYAGLADALARWLTVLREHGIGPGGRVGLLSLNRPEVWLAQVAPGLLDASYTALHPAGSFSDHLFICDDAELTVLIVDPAFADRAAELAAKSATLTHVLTLGPSDLGSDLLVLADRAAPSVLEPSADPESTTWLLYTGGTTGLPKGVHLSQRALAAQALNLATGWDLPRERRYLSVAPISHASGLPILPTLLAGGTTVLMTKWDPEEWLRTVADERVTMSFLVPTMIYSLLDTEGVEAADRSSLEAIVYGASPMSPARLREGIARLGGVFTQMWGQTESTGTGTTLWRSQHDVSDTPEAAERLTSCGQATPGVTIAVLDPDGQPVEPGEIGELCLRGPSVMTGYHNQPELTEQAFAHGWLHTGDVGRVDSAGFAYIVDRLKDLIITGGYNVYPTELEKVISAHPAVAQCAVIGVPDTKWGEAVKAVVVVRSGMAVGPETLIDLVRQEKGSVQAPKSVDFVDAIPVTGVGKPDKKTLRARYWADHDRAVN from the coding sequence ATGTCCGTGCACCGGCCTCCCACCCAGAGCGAGCTCGTCGTGCAAGCGCTGCGCCGGTTCCCCGACCGAGTGGCTTTCCGACAGGGCGGGAAATCCCTGAGTTATGCAGGACTCGCTGACGCGCTGGCCCGCTGGCTGACCGTCCTGCGCGAACACGGCATCGGTCCCGGTGGGCGGGTCGGCCTGCTGTCGCTGAACCGGCCGGAAGTCTGGCTGGCCCAGGTCGCGCCCGGGCTCCTCGACGCGAGTTACACCGCGCTGCACCCGGCCGGCTCGTTCTCCGACCACCTCTTTATTTGTGACGACGCCGAACTCACGGTGCTCATCGTCGACCCCGCTTTCGCGGATCGCGCGGCCGAGCTCGCCGCCAAGAGCGCGACCCTCACGCACGTCCTCACCCTCGGACCGAGCGACCTCGGATCGGACCTGCTGGTCCTCGCTGACCGGGCAGCCCCGTCGGTCCTGGAGCCATCGGCCGACCCCGAGAGCACCACGTGGCTGCTCTACACCGGCGGCACGACGGGCCTGCCGAAGGGCGTGCACCTGTCCCAGCGCGCGCTGGCAGCGCAGGCCCTCAACCTCGCGACCGGGTGGGATCTGCCCCGGGAGCGGCGCTACCTGTCCGTCGCACCGATCTCGCACGCCTCTGGACTGCCGATCCTTCCCACCCTGCTGGCTGGTGGGACGACGGTCCTGATGACCAAGTGGGATCCCGAGGAATGGCTCCGTACCGTGGCAGACGAGCGGGTCACCATGTCCTTCCTGGTCCCGACGATGATCTATTCCCTCCTTGACACCGAGGGCGTGGAAGCGGCCGATCGCAGCAGTCTGGAGGCCATCGTCTACGGCGCCTCGCCGATGTCCCCGGCGCGTCTCCGGGAGGGGATCGCGCGCCTTGGCGGCGTCTTCACGCAGATGTGGGGTCAGACCGAGTCGACCGGGACCGGTACCACGCTGTGGCGTTCGCAGCACGATGTGAGTGACACCCCCGAGGCCGCCGAACGGCTCACGTCCTGCGGCCAGGCCACCCCGGGAGTCACCATCGCCGTCCTGGACCCGGACGGGCAGCCGGTCGAGCCCGGCGAGATCGGGGAACTGTGCCTGCGCGGCCCGAGCGTGATGACGGGGTATCACAATCAGCCCGAGCTCACCGAGCAGGCCTTCGCCCACGGGTGGCTCCACACCGGTGACGTGGGGCGGGTGGATTCCGCTGGGTTCGCCTACATCGTCGACCGTCTGAAGGACCTCATCATCACCGGCGGCTACAACGTCTACCCCACCGAACTCGAGAAGGTCATCAGCGCCCACCCCGCGGTCGCGCAGTGTGCCGTGATCGGCGTCCCGGACACCAAGTGGGGAGAGGCAGTCAAAGCTGTGGTCGTCGTCCGGTCGGGCATGGCCGTGGGGCCGGAGACGCTGATCGACCTGGTCCGTCAGGAGAAGGGGTCCGTGCAGGCGCCGAAGTCCGTGGACTTCGTCGACGCCATCCCGGTCACCGGGGTCGGCAAGCCCGACAAGAAGACGCTGCGAGCCCGGTACTGGGCCGATCACGACCGCGCTGTGAACTGA
- a CDS encoding acyl-CoA dehydrogenase family protein, with protein sequence MDLTLSQESQDLLARCREWAVTEGRPFAREADRAHANPEATEKVLSTCPLDVSPLVGEDLGRKEHILHDGRGSNVLACGVMEQFVYGDAYMMAIIPGTGIGGRVVRLLGTPEQVERWFAPLAAGVYKYTGFALTEPGMGSDTAAVATTATRDGDNYILNGAKIFCSGGAIADFVVVFATIDKTLGGKGIRAFVVDAGTPGFSVVKPNERKLGMRNMQTSELNFDNCVVPAANLLGDPADPTALRTALHTLGTTRPQATSVSVGVGQAQLDETRERLAAERASFAPHRWRAITEELDRMDAALQEARLVIRRAAWRMDQGLDYNADSSMAKAYAGPIGERVILRCLQLMGSSGYSEDDLFEKRYRDAKILDIWEGTGNIQRLVVSRSLLTAGPAAL encoded by the coding sequence GTGGACCTGACGCTGTCTCAGGAGAGCCAGGATCTGTTGGCGCGCTGTCGCGAGTGGGCCGTGACCGAAGGCCGGCCCTTCGCGCGGGAGGCGGACCGGGCGCACGCGAACCCTGAGGCCACCGAAAAGGTGTTGTCCACCTGTCCCTTGGACGTCAGTCCGTTGGTCGGGGAGGATCTCGGGCGCAAGGAGCACATCCTGCACGACGGGCGGGGCAGCAACGTCCTCGCTTGTGGAGTCATGGAGCAGTTCGTCTACGGCGACGCGTACATGATGGCGATCATCCCCGGAACAGGGATCGGGGGCCGGGTCGTGAGGTTGCTCGGCACGCCTGAACAGGTCGAGCGCTGGTTCGCCCCGTTGGCCGCGGGCGTCTACAAGTACACGGGCTTCGCGCTGACCGAGCCCGGCATGGGGTCGGACACCGCGGCGGTGGCGACCACTGCAACCCGCGATGGCGACAACTACATCCTCAACGGGGCCAAGATCTTCTGCTCGGGGGGTGCGATCGCGGACTTCGTGGTGGTGTTCGCCACCATCGACAAGACCCTGGGCGGCAAGGGAATCCGCGCGTTCGTCGTCGATGCCGGCACCCCGGGCTTTTCGGTCGTCAAGCCCAACGAGCGAAAGCTCGGCATGCGCAACATGCAGACCTCGGAGCTGAATTTCGACAACTGCGTCGTCCCGGCTGCCAACCTGCTGGGCGACCCCGCTGACCCGACCGCGCTCCGGACCGCGCTGCACACGCTGGGCACGACGCGCCCGCAGGCGACCTCGGTGTCGGTGGGCGTCGGGCAGGCGCAGCTCGACGAGACGCGTGAGCGGCTGGCCGCCGAGCGTGCGTCGTTCGCCCCGCACCGGTGGCGGGCAATAACCGAGGAACTCGATCGCATGGACGCCGCCCTGCAGGAGGCTCGGCTGGTCATCCGCCGGGCCGCTTGGCGGATGGACCAGGGCTTGGACTACAACGCGGATTCCTCGATGGCGAAGGCGTACGCCGGCCCGATAGGAGAGCGGGTGATCCTGCGCTGCCTACAGCTCATGGGGTCCAGCGGTTACAGCGAGGACGACCTGTTCGAGAAGCGGTACCGGGATGCCAAGATCCTCGACATTTGGGAGGGAACGGGCAACATCCAGCGCCTCGTCGTCTCTCGTTCCCTCCTGACTGCTGGCCCGGCGGCCCTCTGA
- a CDS encoding acyl-CoA dehydrogenase family protein produces MFDLSLTEEQHALRKTVQAFAERDVRSALDRGELTPDSAEPLLGEMHAMGLLAPGALDRGGDGVPDAVSLLLVLEECAAADPGLAFALAGSLGAAASLDQLASGADQRHLLTGIGGSRAPRLSLHLHEGFGRNPSEYTTTARRADGGWVISGRKIGVLWPGGADLTVLIARTEDGDLAAFAFDSRSAQPRVERDDVDSGRLGLRAAATGVVVYDDVPLPHGAYLGGDVAATARAVASARLGGAAVALGTARTALAYALRYAAERRAFGRPIADYQAVSFPLADIEMNLHAVRLAAWDATQQIALSADPIDIEQRSGRVAARAYGLACESTRVAVNTLGGHGYLEDHPCERWYRDAATLAAIDFDPLAAPLLLA; encoded by the coding sequence GTGTTCGACCTGAGCCTGACCGAGGAGCAGCACGCACTCCGCAAGACCGTGCAGGCGTTCGCCGAGCGAGACGTGCGTTCCGCGCTCGACCGAGGCGAGCTCACTCCCGACTCGGCTGAACCGCTCCTGGGCGAGATGCACGCGATGGGGCTGCTCGCGCCCGGTGCCCTCGACCGCGGTGGAGATGGGGTTCCCGACGCCGTCAGTCTCCTTTTGGTGCTCGAGGAGTGCGCCGCGGCCGATCCGGGCCTGGCCTTCGCTCTGGCCGGGTCGCTTGGTGCAGCGGCTTCGCTGGATCAGTTGGCTTCGGGAGCGGATCAGCGGCACCTACTCACCGGCATTGGCGGTTCGCGCGCGCCGCGTCTCAGCCTGCACCTGCACGAAGGCTTCGGCCGTAACCCGTCGGAGTACACGACGACCGCACGCCGGGCCGACGGCGGCTGGGTCATTTCCGGACGCAAGATCGGGGTCCTCTGGCCGGGCGGAGCCGATCTCACCGTGTTGATTGCACGCACCGAGGACGGGGACCTCGCAGCCTTCGCGTTCGACAGCCGGAGTGCGCAACCTCGCGTCGAGCGCGACGACGTCGATTCCGGGCGATTGGGACTACGGGCCGCCGCGACCGGGGTCGTGGTCTACGACGACGTGCCACTGCCGCACGGGGCCTACCTGGGCGGCGACGTCGCGGCGACCGCGCGCGCTGTGGCGTCGGCGCGGCTCGGCGGGGCGGCCGTCGCGCTGGGCACAGCACGTACCGCGCTGGCCTATGCGCTGCGTTACGCCGCAGAACGTCGCGCGTTCGGGCGCCCGATCGCGGATTATCAGGCGGTGTCCTTCCCGCTCGCGGACATCGAGATGAACCTGCACGCCGTCCGGCTCGCGGCCTGGGACGCCACGCAGCAGATCGCCCTGTCGGCCGACCCGATCGACATCGAGCAGCGCAGTGGCCGGGTCGCGGCGCGCGCCTACGGCCTCGCCTGCGAGTCGACGCGGGTTGCCGTGAACACCCTGGGCGGTCACGGATACCTCGAGGACCATCCGTGCGAGCGCTGGTACCGCGACGCGGCGACGCTCGCCGCTATCGACTTCGATCCGCTCGCCGCTCCGTTGCTGCTCGCATGA
- a CDS encoding IS110 family transposase — MEIVHRRCAGLDVSKRDAKCCVRIAGGGRAGTKSTVSTWGSVTNQVLALREHLIEQKVTLVVMEATSDYWKPFYYLLEDAEFEVILVNAGHVKNLPGRKSDVSDAAWLAELGAHGLVRASFVPPEPVRQLRDLTRTRTAITRERTREIQRLEKLLEDAGIKLSSVASDITGISSRAMLEALIAGESDPGELADLARRRLRSKIPALTEALTGHFNAHHGFLARLHLDLIDQHTRAIDELTARIEVVIEPFRGARDLIVTIPGISTLVADVIIAETGADMTRFPTAGHLASWAGTCPGSNESAGRIKSTKTRPGNPYLKGSLGVAAMAVARSKNTYLSVKYRRIAARRGPMKALVAIEHAMLVAIWNMLTTDTTYQDPGADYYSRLNPDRARNRALHQLRELGYEVTLNPLTEAG; from the coding sequence GTGGAAATCGTTCATCGGCGTTGCGCAGGGCTCGATGTGTCCAAACGCGACGCGAAGTGCTGTGTGCGGATCGCCGGCGGCGGCCGGGCCGGCACCAAATCAACGGTGAGCACGTGGGGCTCGGTCACTAATCAGGTACTGGCGCTGCGGGAGCACCTGATCGAGCAGAAGGTCACGCTGGTGGTGATGGAGGCAACCAGTGACTACTGGAAGCCGTTCTACTATCTGCTCGAGGACGCCGAGTTCGAGGTGATCCTGGTCAACGCCGGGCATGTGAAGAACCTGCCCGGGCGCAAGAGCGATGTCTCCGACGCCGCCTGGCTGGCCGAGCTCGGTGCGCACGGGCTGGTCCGGGCCTCTTTCGTTCCGCCGGAGCCGGTGCGTCAGTTGCGGGATCTGACCCGCACCCGCACTGCGATCACCCGGGAACGGACCCGGGAGATCCAGCGGCTGGAGAAGCTGCTCGAGGACGCCGGGATCAAGTTGTCCTCGGTTGCCTCCGACATCACCGGGATCTCGAGCCGAGCCATGCTCGAAGCGCTCATTGCCGGGGAGAGCGACCCGGGCGAGCTGGCCGACCTGGCCCGACGGCGACTGCGCTCGAAGATACCGGCCCTGACCGAGGCATTGACCGGGCACTTCAACGCCCACCACGGGTTCCTGGCCCGCCTGCACCTGGACCTGATCGATCAACACACCCGGGCCATCGATGAACTCACCGCCCGGATCGAGGTGGTGATCGAGCCCTTTCGCGGGGCCCGGGACCTGATCGTCACGATCCCGGGAATCAGCACCCTGGTCGCGGACGTGATCATCGCCGAGACCGGCGCGGACATGACCCGCTTCCCAACCGCCGGGCATCTGGCCTCCTGGGCCGGGACCTGCCCGGGCAGCAACGAATCAGCCGGGCGGATCAAATCCACCAAGACCCGCCCCGGCAACCCTTACCTCAAAGGCTCCCTCGGCGTCGCGGCGATGGCCGTCGCGCGCAGCAAGAACACCTACCTGTCGGTGAAGTACCGGCGCATCGCCGCCCGCCGCGGCCCGATGAAGGCCCTGGTCGCGATCGAGCACGCGATGCTCGTCGCAATCTGGAACATGCTCACCACCGACACGACCTACCAAGACCCCGGAGCCGACTACTACAGCCGGCTCAACCCCGACCGGGCCCGCAACCGCGCTCTGCACCAACTCCGCGAGCTCGGCTACGAGGTCACCCTCAACCCCCTGACCGAGGCCGGATGA
- a CDS encoding ferredoxin yields MARVTVDHQRCEGHAICALGAPELFDVDDDGRAVVLVPELTAELEKAALDAASTCPERAIAVHA; encoded by the coding sequence ATGGCGCGGGTCACGGTCGACCACCAGCGCTGTGAGGGCCACGCGATCTGTGCCCTGGGCGCTCCGGAACTTTTCGACGTCGACGACGACGGGCGCGCGGTCGTGCTCGTTCCCGAGCTCACCGCTGAGCTGGAAAAGGCCGCGCTCGACGCGGCCTCGACCTGCCCGGAGCGAGCGATCGCAGTTCACGCATGA
- a CDS encoding alpha/beta fold hydrolase, protein MPEPPWQKVTGAVNLLDMDMRGGLRVRSSGGVSIEVHDLGGHGEPLLICHAVGFCGRAYEPLASELSELFHVWAMDFRGHGLSDVPADGDFSWDRMSEDARAAVLAIAPEGVKVFGHSMGGAAALLAEARWPGTVTAAYVYEPAIVQAAVPAELERMMVERTRRRSAAFASREEARVYLAARPPYSSWRGDCLDAFVEHGFADRPDGSVELRCTAEHEALCYASPTSSIADVADVRIPLAVALGLGPDIFNATPAARALSAAIPPARLVEHAELSHFGPFEDPVAVAKAARTALI, encoded by the coding sequence GTGCCGGAACCGCCCTGGCAGAAAGTCACCGGCGCCGTCAATCTCCTCGACATGGACATGCGCGGCGGCCTGCGGGTGCGCTCCAGCGGTGGAGTGTCGATCGAGGTCCACGACCTGGGCGGGCACGGCGAGCCGCTGTTGATCTGTCACGCCGTCGGGTTCTGCGGACGGGCGTACGAACCGTTGGCCTCCGAACTTTCTGAGTTGTTCCACGTGTGGGCGATGGACTTTCGGGGGCACGGGCTCTCGGACGTGCCGGCCGACGGGGATTTCAGCTGGGACCGGATGTCCGAGGACGCGAGGGCAGCAGTACTTGCCATCGCTCCCGAGGGCGTCAAGGTTTTCGGGCACTCGATGGGCGGCGCGGCTGCCCTGCTCGCGGAAGCACGCTGGCCAGGAACGGTGACCGCGGCATACGTCTACGAACCCGCGATCGTTCAGGCTGCCGTCCCCGCAGAGCTCGAGCGGATGATGGTCGAACGGACCCGGCGCCGTAGCGCAGCGTTCGCCTCGCGAGAGGAAGCCCGGGTCTATCTGGCGGCGCGGCCGCCCTACTCGAGCTGGCGCGGGGACTGCCTCGACGCTTTCGTGGAGCACGGCTTCGCTGATCGCCCGGACGGCAGCGTTGAACTGCGCTGCACCGCCGAACACGAGGCGCTGTGTTACGCCTCGCCGACCAGTTCCATCGCCGACGTGGCCGACGTGCGGATTCCGCTGGCCGTCGCGCTGGGACTGGGCCCGGACATCTTCAATGCCACGCCGGCGGCGCGGGCGTTGAGCGCCGCCATCCCGCCCGCGCGCCTGGTCGAACACGCAGAACTCAGCCATTTCGGCCCGTTCGAGGATCCGGTCGCCGTCGCGAAAGCGGCGCGAACGGCGCTGATCTGA
- a CDS encoding AMP-binding protein, whose translation MTGPLVNTLPAALQATAERFPDREAVVDGDVRLTWTEYRTAVDEVARAAIAQGVSRGDRVAIWAQNSWQWCVAALGLQAAGAALVPINTRFRGREAADVVRRSGARAVFTTTGFLDNDYPSMLRTAELPLADLPVIVMSGDHGSDLSWSEFLGRAGEVSSAEARARAQEVTADDIADIVYTSGSTGSPKGVVQTHGNVVQAMTAFSDARTMTHTDRSLVLAPMFAQFGLRWLNANVICGATIVTRSTFDPATLFQLLQDERITDFAGPPTMMAALLAPAAGQFDLSALRVAVIGSTTVPPELVRSLLENKVFEHVFTAWGLTEACGPVTISPVGADVERIAGFAGTALDHVRLRVVAADGSVAGPGEEGELQVLSPTMMREYLGDPELTAATLVDGGWLRTGDLGSIDPDGYVRITDRLKDLVIVGGFNVASAEVEAMLRTCPGIKDAAVVGRPDDRLGEVPVAFVVAVDGATPDPAEVIAWCREQMANFKVPRHVEVCAALPLNASLKVDKITLRGQARAF comes from the coding sequence ATGACCGGCCCTCTCGTCAATACCCTGCCCGCGGCACTCCAGGCCACCGCCGAACGGTTCCCCGACCGCGAGGCCGTGGTCGACGGCGACGTCCGGCTGACCTGGACCGAGTACCGCACCGCGGTGGACGAGGTGGCGCGGGCGGCGATCGCCCAGGGCGTCTCGCGCGGGGACCGCGTGGCGATCTGGGCCCAGAACTCGTGGCAGTGGTGCGTCGCCGCCCTGGGCCTCCAGGCGGCGGGTGCCGCGCTCGTACCGATCAACACCCGCTTCCGCGGCCGCGAGGCCGCCGACGTCGTGCGGCGCAGCGGCGCCCGGGCGGTCTTCACCACCACCGGCTTTCTCGACAACGACTACCCGTCGATGCTGCGCACCGCCGAGCTCCCCCTGGCCGACCTGCCCGTGATCGTGATGTCCGGCGATCACGGTTCCGACCTGAGCTGGTCGGAGTTCCTCGGCCGCGCCGGCGAGGTGAGCTCCGCGGAGGCCCGCGCCCGGGCGCAGGAGGTTACGGCCGACGACATCGCCGACATCGTTTACACCTCCGGATCGACCGGATCGCCCAAGGGCGTGGTCCAGACCCACGGCAACGTGGTCCAGGCCATGACCGCCTTCAGCGACGCCCGGACGATGACCCACACGGACCGGTCGCTGGTGCTCGCGCCCATGTTCGCGCAGTTCGGGCTGCGGTGGCTGAACGCCAACGTGATCTGCGGCGCCACCATCGTCACCCGATCGACGTTCGACCCCGCGACCCTGTTCCAACTCCTGCAGGACGAGCGGATCACCGATTTCGCCGGGCCGCCGACGATGATGGCGGCGCTGCTCGCCCCCGCGGCCGGGCAGTTCGACCTCTCCGCCCTCCGAGTCGCCGTGATCGGTTCGACCACCGTCCCACCGGAGCTCGTCCGTTCCCTGCTCGAGAACAAGGTCTTCGAGCACGTGTTCACAGCCTGGGGACTCACCGAGGCCTGCGGGCCGGTGACGATCTCCCCGGTGGGCGCCGACGTCGAGCGGATCGCAGGGTTCGCCGGCACGGCGCTGGACCACGTCCGGTTGCGCGTGGTCGCCGCCGACGGGTCAGTGGCGGGTCCCGGTGAGGAGGGCGAACTCCAGGTTCTCAGTCCGACGATGATGCGCGAGTACCTCGGCGATCCCGAGCTCACGGCGGCGACCCTGGTCGATGGTGGGTGGCTGCGCACCGGTGACCTCGGCAGCATCGACCCCGACGGCTACGTCCGCATCACCGACCGCCTCAAGGACCTCGTGATCGTGGGCGGGTTCAACGTCGCCTCCGCAGAGGTGGAGGCGATGTTGCGCACCTGCCCCGGGATCAAGGACGCGGCCGTGGTCGGCCGCCCGGACGACCGGCTCGGTGAGGTTCCGGTGGCGTTCGTTGTGGCCGTGGACGGCGCCACCCCGGACCCGGCCGAGGTGATCGCCTGGTGCCGCGAGCAGATGGCGAACTTCAAGGTCCCGCGCCACGTCGAGGTGTGTGCAGCCTTGCCCCTGAACGCGAGCCTGAAAGTGGACAAGATCACGCTCCGCGGGCAGGCCCGCGCGTTCTGA
- a CDS encoding cytochrome P450 — MYCSAKGVNVPAVGNPTPFLPIELDPPLHTKYRKALQPWFSAKEMAKLEPLIRELVTEIIDGFIDKGSADLSAELAGPVPPVVIAAILGLPREDWAEFRRQAETLVHAAEIEDEELAAQMSIDLMCYLALAVEDRKTAPRDDMLTKMLTIEIDGERIDDDSVLGLAFFMLMAGHETSVGGISMLLLHMIEYPDLQRRLVEDPSLVDKAVEESLRLGSPIQRIARTVERDVTLNGVELSEGDKVVLAWGSANRDEVRFENADTFVVDRPNNGHLGFGDGIHRCLGASLARLEMRVVLEEVLRRIPNYRLADGETAEVGGILARHVTKLPVVW, encoded by the coding sequence GTGTACTGCTCCGCCAAGGGCGTCAACGTCCCCGCGGTCGGCAATCCCACGCCGTTCCTGCCGATCGAGCTGGACCCGCCGCTGCATACCAAGTACCGCAAGGCGTTGCAGCCGTGGTTCTCGGCGAAGGAAATGGCCAAGCTTGAACCGCTGATCCGCGAGTTGGTCACCGAGATCATCGATGGGTTCATCGACAAGGGAAGCGCCGACCTGTCGGCCGAACTGGCCGGCCCCGTCCCGCCCGTCGTCATCGCCGCGATCCTCGGTCTCCCTCGGGAGGACTGGGCGGAGTTCCGCCGGCAGGCTGAGACGCTCGTCCATGCCGCCGAGATCGAGGACGAGGAACTCGCGGCGCAGATGAGCATCGACCTGATGTGTTACCTCGCGCTCGCTGTCGAGGACCGCAAGACCGCGCCCCGCGATGACATGCTGACCAAGATGCTGACCATCGAGATCGACGGGGAGCGCATCGACGACGACTCGGTGCTGGGTCTGGCCTTCTTCATGCTGATGGCGGGGCACGAAACCAGCGTCGGCGGCATCAGCATGCTGTTGCTCCACATGATCGAATACCCCGACCTGCAGCGTCGGTTGGTGGAGGACCCCAGCCTGGTCGACAAGGCGGTCGAGGAGTCGCTGCGGCTCGGCTCACCGATCCAGCGGATTGCCCGCACCGTCGAGCGCGACGTCACGCTGAACGGTGTCGAGCTCTCCGAGGGCGACAAGGTCGTTCTCGCCTGGGGCAGCGCCAATCGCGACGAGGTCCGATTCGAAAACGCGGACACCTTCGTCGTGGACCGCCCGAACAACGGCCACCTGGGTTTCGGCGACGGTATCCATCGGTGTCTGGGTGCCAGCCTGGCTCGCCTGGAGATGCGCGTGGTCCTCGAGGAGGTCCTCCGCCGAATCCCCAACTACCGCCTGGCCGACGGAGAGACGGCCGAGGTCGGCGGCATTCTCGCTCGTCATGTCACAAAGCTGCCGGTTGTCTGGTGA